ATTTTCAAGGGGATTGAACCCATGCGAGTGGCCCAACTTTCAAACCCAAAGACTGAAGAAGGCAGGAAGTCATGACTGAGTGGGACAAGTGTCATTTACGTGACCATCTCCCACACGGTTTGTCCATctcccagcacctggcagagCCCATGTCCCAGAATCAGAGCTCAGTGAAAGTTGGACGAGTGGGTTGAGGCCAGTATTGTATCAGCCTTGCTGGTTTATCCGCGGGTTCTTAAGTGTAGGTTGCTATTCATTGTAAGCAAAGTTGGTCCAGCAGTGCTTTTTCCAGTATGGTCCCCGGATCCCTGACGTCAGAGCCACCTGGGTAGCTCGTTAAAAACGCATATTccagggccccaccccaggcccactgCATCCTGATTTATTGCACCCAAAGGCTGGAGACCTTCTTTCAACTTAGCACTGTGTTCAATTCACCGGCAGCTTCTATCCTCATGACGACTCCGGGGGCCGCTGAAACATTAGCATGGGTACTAGGTACACAGAGGTCATGCTACTGTTCTCTCTACCCTcatgtactttaaattttttccataatATGAAACAGGACAGGCAGCAGGAGCGCAGACGCAAGCACACACAGTGTATCCCTGGGGCAGACGGCCCTTCGGGAGAGCAGCCGCCATGAGTTTCAGAAAGAGGATTGGGTACCTTCAGGTGTCTGTGGTCATCATGGCTGAGAAGAGACGATGCCTTGAGGTCGTCACAGGTGCCAGCATTTCTCCAACTCTAATGTGTGCTTAAATAGCCTTGGGGGACCTTACTCTGGCTCAGCAGGGCGGTGGGGCagctccccaggtgatgctgaggctGCCGGCCCAGGGTCGCACTGGGAGTCACAAAATCCAGCTCTAATCTCTAAAAGAACGAGCTGTAAACGGTAACCAGAGGGGTGGATCATCACAGACAGTGTTTCTGGTCCTGATACCTGTCTCCTGACTCATGTCTCCTGGAGTCAGCACAGGATGAATCTTTCCACGACCCAGGGCTGACTACCTCAAGCCAATGAGGAAAGACTTCCTGACCCCGTTCTGACACAGACCAGTTCCTTGCCTCTGTGCTTTGCCAGTCCTGGTTCGGGcgtttcttcctcctccccacctccttccacaGGGTACTTGTTTCTGTCAATCAGACGAAGGTGGGTATGGCCTGACCCACCAAATTCAAATGCACAGAGCTAGGGTCCCCCAATCCCACAAGGTCTGGGGCCTGCAGCCCAAACCTTGTTCCCACACGCCACATGTTTGTCCAGGTAAATTATAGGGAGGGACGAGGCAGGATGGGAAGAACATGGACTTCGGAGTTTCCGACCTGAGTATGGGTCCTAGCTCCAACAGGTGCCGAACACATGACTGTGGGCAACTTCCCTTCCATNAAATTCAAATGCACAGAGCTAGGGTCCCCCAATCCCACAAGGTCTGGGGCCTGCAGCCCAAACCTTGTTCCCACACACCACATGTTTGTCCAGGTAAATTATGGGGAGGGACGAGGCAGGATGGGAAGAACATGGACTTCGGAGTTTCCGACCTGAGTATGGGTCCTAGCTCCAACAGGTGCCGAACACATGACTGTGGGCAACTTCCCTTCCATGCTCACTCTTGCGACAGTGAAATAGGATGACAACACCAGCCTCACAGAATCCTCATTCGACAATACTTGACgagtacctgctatgtgccagcccTGTGCGGGGCCTGGGGATATTGAGACAAAAGATACACACAGTCCCTGCCCCTCAGGAACTCGCAGTTAAAGCTGGGGCAGTGAGTCACTGCTTCTCTCCGGCCCTCCGTGTCCTCAGCTGCAGGACGAGGGGGAGAATCCCAGCTTGGCCTCCCCTAGGAGGTCGTTGTGAAGCTCCAAGGAGCTAACAAGACTGACCGCCTAAACATGAAACAGGGAAGCTGGTGTTATAGTCATCTACAGAGTTTTGATGTCTTGGGGCAGGTGACAGTTACTTTACACTGTGGCCAGGCATTTGTATCTTGGCATGAATTTCTCCTGAGAGCTGGCTTTTCTTGGAGGAAGGTTCCTGAGCAGGGGACTTTGGAGCCCCGAGGAGGTGAAGCCATTTCTGCTGATAGACTTAACCGACTTCTGCTACCCTGGGAGGCAGCTATTACTGTAAACACGGACCACGTGGCTTCCGAACGATCCCATGACCACGTTACCTGggtcccaggctccccagaaatgGGACAAGTAGAAGGGCAAGGCCAGAGCACTCCGTGGTTATTGTTTTCAGCCCATTAACAGGAGTACCACTTCCTGTAAGTAGGAAGAAGGGCACCTTGGCAAATGAGGCCATTTGAAAATCCCCTTCCATTTAAAGTTAAGCAGCCTTAAGTGGGTTTGGTTTTGGGGCATCTCCAGAGCAAAGCAGCAGAATGCCTGTGGTATAGAAGAAAAACNCCCTTCCATTTAAAGTTAAGCAGCCTTAAGTGGGTTTGGTTTTGGGGCATCTCCAGAGCAAAGCAGCAGAATACCTGTGGTATAGAAGaaaaactgggggcacctgggtagtgcagtcgttaagcgtctgccttcggctcagggcgtgatcccggcgttccgggatcgagtcccacattggtcctccactgggagcctgctccttcctctcccactcccctgctgtgttccctctctcgctggctgtctctatctctgtcaaataaatacataaataatctttttaaaaaaaattttaaaaaaaagattcaataaaaaaaaaaagaagaaaaactgggtTCTTTCCTGCCTGTGTGTTATTTGGGGGAGTCAGACAAAATAAACCAGTATTTTTGAAGCACCTTCCGTGAATCAGGCAGAGTCCTGGGGATTCTGTATAAGTTACCTCACAGCCACCTGCAACACTGGTCCTATTAATCCcataacagatggggaaactgagaatTTAAAGAGATTTCAAAGGCTTGCCCAATAACACACAGCTGAGtgtgtcagggaaggcttcctggaggagagggggtTAGAGCTGTGGTTCTCAACGGAGGGTGATTTTTGTCCCCCAAGGGACATCCGGCAACGCCTGGAGATGTTCTTGGTTGTCAAAAACAGATTGAAGGGAGGGTGGGGTGCTGGCGCTACTGCCGTCTAGTGAGTAGAGGCCAAAGATGAGGCCCGATACCCTGTAACATGTAGCACTGGGCAGAATGCACGTAGAGAACTGCTGCTCTAGACCCTTGCCTCGCAGAGCATGGTCCAGGGACCGAGCGGCCTTGGCCTCCCCGGCACCAGCTAGACCCTCAATGCCACCCTAGACggactgaatcagaatctgccttTAACAAGGTCCCCATGTGATTCAAGTCCGAGAAGCACTGGCCTAGTGACCTCTCCCATGCTGAAGAGCCGAGGTCTGGGAGTCAGGAGCCCCGGGCTTCCATTTTGGATCAGTCAGTAACTCGCTATGTGATCTCGTGCATTCACGCATAGTAGGAAACTGGGCCAAATCATGGCCAAGGGCTCCTCTATCTGGGACCCTCAGTtaaagggggtggggatgggggtatTTAACCTGCAGGAAATACGTACGTGCCCTGCCTGTGAGGCCCACTGcccatcttttcttttgtagATGGCTGGGCTTTTAAGAACAATGTGAACATCAGGACTCACCGGAATCTCCAGGATCGCCTGCAGGCCGCCCGCTTGCTGCTGGACAGGACCCCCCGGTGCCCCGTGGTGGTGGACACAATGGAGAACGAAAGCAACTGGCGCTACGCAGCGCTGCCCGAGAGGCTCTACGTGCTCCGGGAGGGCAGGATCCTCTACAAGGTGACTGGGGCGCGGGGCCCAGGAAGGGCGCGGGCAGAAAGGGCTTTGCAGCAGGCAGACCTGCATTCAAGTCACTGCCCAGCCTTTTACCAGCCATGTGACCAGGGGCGAGTCCTCTCCTCTCGTGGcgtttcagtttcctcttctgcaaaaggGAGGTGCTGCCCCCCCACCACATGGGGTGAAATCACGCACAGGAAAGTCCCTAGCATTTGGACTGCAGCTGCAGCCTCAGGCCCAGCCCTAGTTCAGTTTGGAGCTGAATGCGAGAAGGTCGTTTCCATTTCATAAACAATGCTCGGAGAAGGACATTGACTTGCCCAACGTCACGCTGCACAAGGCTCTGATTCCAATTCTAAATCCTTTGAATGGGGTGGGCCAGGAGTGGGAGGGTCTGAAGACGCTCGTCTCTGAGGCAGGCCTGAATCTGGAGGGGGTTGTAAGAGTGAGAGGAGAACAAACCCTCCAGTGAGCAGCTGGAGATGCTGAAGCAGGGATTCACTCGAGGCAGGAATTGAGTCCTGGCTTGCTTTCCACTGATTGTGCCCCCCTTGCGGCGTCCAGcctggccagggtggggggaCAAAAGCACAGCCTCTGGCCACTTGGGCACTGCTGGCCTCCCCTGAGAGGGCAGAAACTGTTTTATAGCTGCCGAAGGGATGTCAAACCTTGGAGAGCCCGTGGAGCCCAACCATGCGTCTGCTCCTCTGCGCACGGGTCACGCTGCTGGCCCTACTTCTGCAGGGAAATGAGCAACAGATGCAGCCCCAAGGTGCCAAGGGCCACAGCACAAGCATTCAggtccttcttcccttctcctccccagagaCATGGCTCTAAGATGGCATGATGGAGGCCAAACAGGGTGAGGCCCCGTGCAAGTACTGGCCACACAGGAACGAAATGAAAATGGCCCACCCCTTACTTGGAGTCTGAGGGATAAGGAAGACACACACAGTGTGCTCCAGTGTCCCAAGTACTAGGAGACTCCAGATGAGGGatcggcaaactttttctgtaaagggcctgATTGTAAATATTTTCGGCTTTGTGGGCCAAATAATCCCTGGTCACAACAACTCAGTCCTGCTGTTATAGCACAAAATCAGCACAGGCGAAATATAAATGAGTGTGAGGCATTAGGACAGACTTGGCTTTCAGACTGTCAATTTCCTGACCCCTGAGGAAGGATAGGCTCTGTAGAGGTGGTGACAATTACGCAGGCCTTAAAGGCTAGGAAGCCAGCCACGTGGCATTGCAGATATAGGGAAGAAGGTGGGCAAGGGCACTGGGGCATATTACAGCAGAGTGTGAATGGAGAATTGGGGGCATTTAGGTGACAGCGGTCTCATTCTGGACCAAGTTCAGCCTACCTTTTGGACAAAGGAGAGCCATTGACAAGTTTTGAGCAGGAGGGAGGCATGATCggatctctattttattttattttattttattttatttttttaaagatttatttattagacagcatgcgtgcatgtgagtggggggaggggcagagggagagaatcccaagcagactccctactgaccatggaaccccatgcagggcttaatcccaggaccccgagatcatgacctgagctgatgtcaagagtcggacactcaactgactgagccccccaggtgcccctggatctgtattttagaaagatcactggcTCTTGGGTGAGGCGTGGACTGGAGGGAGCAGGGACTGAGGACTGGGGATGGTCAGGAGGTGGCACGGCTGCCCAAGCAGGAGTTGAAGAGGACTGAACTAGGGCATTGGGACTGGAGAGGCGGAGGTGGGTCTGACTTAGAATGGGTGGAACTTGCTGTGAGCGGTAGAGAAAATAAGGGCCGTCTGAAGTCTAATTATGGGAGAGCAGCTTATTTATATAGAcccctttctccttctgaaaCTATTCACCTTACCCCCTGTGGTTTTTCTCGTACTTCTGGGTCCCGGTCTGCCCCGTTAAATGTTGGTACCATTCCACACCCTCTCCCTGGGTGATCTCATCCACCTTATGGTAGCCTCTGCCATTGACACCATCATGACAAAGTCTCACATAGCTAACACTAGCCCGGTTCTGTCAACCAAGCTCCAGACGCCCTATTCCTGCAGGTTGGAAATCTGGAGTGCCGATTCTTCTCTTGCAGGGTAAATCTGGCCCTTGGAACTACCACCCAGAGGAAGTCCGTGCTGTTCTGGAGAAGCTCCACAGTTAGTCTGGAAAGATCCCCCAGTTCTAGGTGATCAACAGGAGGGCTCCTCAAGTCTTGGCTCGCCTCCCAGCCCAGGTGGCTTTTACCTCTGGACTCCTGTCCCCTGCCGAACCACTAGCTCAGATTGGTCTGGTCCAACCAAACAATTgtaatcagaaaacaaagcagcaagTAAGCTGAATGTTAAAGACCATACAACTCGATTCTGCCCCCACGGTGGAGACCACATTTGTCGCACGACATCGCCACGTGAGAGAGGCCCCACTCCATGCTgaggtgtgctctctctctccagccactCTGGTACCAAGTGGTCAGATACGGCAGTCCTTATGTTAGGCAAATTCATTTTCCCCAATTGGCCATTTATGGACTTGATCACCTAAGACACTAAACTGACTTTTAGAACCAAGCATGGGGAGAACGCCAGTTgttcagagaaagagatgaggaaTTGAAAGCTGTTGCTCATTTATGCAGAAGCTTGCATTCAAAattgtttctctgatttctttgcaaGTCTCCTAATGGTCATTTGTGTTAGATTACATCAGACTAATGGATAACCATTGGCATTCATCTGTTTTAACTCTGcttcttttcatatttgtctATGACGGCCACAGCCTAAAGTACACACAGCTGTGACttgatttgaaagaaaatgttttaagatgcAGCAAGCTAATACAGAATGATCAAACTATCTCAGGCTATTTGAGATGGCTTCAGTGtgatctttacattttcttttccaatttgtgtCAGCCTATTTTATCTTGCCTTATAGCCCAGTGTAATCTGATCAGCAAAAATACCATATGCTTGCAAGTGCCTCATTTGGTGAGAAGAACATTCATTCTTCGTGGGTTACATATCAAATGTCCCTTTGTCTTGTGAACTGCTGAAGAATGTTTCACAGTGGAATCCAACTACCTTCACAACATGACATAAAAGAATGGGCTTGGGAGACATTTTTCTAACATGAAAACACATTCTCCTTGGCTCTGCCTTCGTGGCTACAATGTTAACACTATTAATGttgctattttattcttttttaaaaacttatcatTAATCATCTACCAGGCACCCATGTTCAGCCATGTTAAGTCATCTAATCTTTATACATTGCAAAGAGgagattattatccccattttatagatgggaaatcAAGGCTCGGAGTGGGGGATTTGTGGAAGGTCTCAGAACTAGTAATAAGCCAAGGTTCGAACCCCATCTCTACCTTCAGCTTGCTGTGCGACTTCGGCTCGGCTGCCTTGGTCTCTTGAACTATAAAATGCGATACGAGCAGTGCCTGCTGCATGGGGGATTTGTGAGTAAAACACTCAGAACCCTGACTGCCTTAGAGAAAATGCCATGGACAGGCTGAGGATTATTATTATAAGTCGCTCCAAACTGCCTCCTTGGGCCCCCTTTTTAGGGAGTGGGAGATGGTGAGAAGGCAGCACAGTAGGGACGCTGAATAAAAATTCCTCATCCTGCCAAAGCAACGCAGGCATGAGTTTGCACGGGCACCCTGAGAGAGTAGCTGGGCACACAGTGGGACTGCAGCACAGCCGGGCACGGACCTTCTTAAGCCCCAGTTCCATAAAAGGAGACAGCGGATAAGCCCATGGTCCTCTGAACCACTCCTCCGATGGTCCCCCGATTCATGCCTATAAATGCACACAGAGCTGCCAGTTTTCAGTGAACAACAGCAGCTAGAACTGAGGAGTTTTCAGAATGTTAAAATAGACCCGAAGCGTTCCAAGTCAATTCTGTTCAGTTGAATGCTTCAGACATTCATTGAGCACGGATCCCTTACTGGGTGCTGAGTAATGCACAGATGGACAAGGTCCAGCTTAACCTCACGGGGGACTAGGCATCCATGGCAATGACCATAATGCAAAGCGAGTATGATGGGGGACAGCTGAGATAAAGACTCACTGCTCagggaggatggaggggagggcaCTCCCGTGGAGCTGGGTGGGCCTGGGAAAGCCTGGTGGAGGTGGTGGCGTTGGGCTGGGGCTTCGAGGAGGCCCAGGCCTTCCACAGTCTGCGATGGGAACCTGGAGAGCACGGGGAGGGATAAGGACATTTGTGGGGAAACACGCATGGCAGAGGTGGAACAGAATTGTGCAGGATGCTTCAGAGGTTTGGACTCTAATTCTGCCAAACTGGCCGCAGACAATTCATTTCTGCTAAGCTGAGCCATGAAGTTCAGCAGGTGTGCGAACTAGGCAGCGTGCTTAGCTGTCAGCTGAAGGATTCCGGATACCTATTCTGCCATATAGATGACATCATTGAAAGTctcaagtagtttttttttttttttaaagattttatttatttatttgacagagatagagacagccagcgagagagggaacacaagcaggaggaatgggagagggaagaagcaggctcatagcagaggagcctgatgtggggctcgatcccataacgccgggatcacgccctgagctgaaggcagacgcttaaccgctgtgccacccaggtgcccctcaagtagTTTTTTCAAGAAGGgcacatgggggcgcctgggtggtatagtCGGTTAACATCtgacttggtttctgctcaggatgcgatttcagggtcttgagttcgagccccacgttgggctccacactcagtggggagtctgcttgcgattccctctctccctctccctcacccttgttctctctctcttataaataagtcttaaaaccCAGAAGGGCACATGGATGCCATGCTTCCTGACGTCTGACATGCTTGCACCTGCGAGTCTGTTGTCTGGAGCCCACAGGATCCCTGGCTGGGATTCAGACTCTTCTGTTTTGGCCTTTACCTCAGAGATTCGCAGACATTGCTCTGTTGTTGTCTAGCAATTGTGAGAGGAGGAGTCTGAGGCCAGCCTGAGTGATTTCTCCAAGCTCTTGAATTGCTTTTGTTCTGCCTGGAGACCTGTCAGATTCTGTCTTTATACCTGAGATTCAGTAACTTCACCAAGACCTAGTCCCAGTGTTGACTGTTCTAATACCAACATTGCCTGTAATACTGCTATAGTCTGAATATTCGTGTCCCCTCAGATCCATATGCTGAATCCTGAAGcccagtgtgatagtattaggGTAGGATGGGAGGAACGTCGAATGGATCACCCATTGGGAGGGACCCGTTAGGAATGAGATTGGTGCTGTTacaaaagaggccccagagagctagCTTGCCCCTTGCCACCGGCTGAGGATACAAAAGTCTGCAACCCCAGAAGACGGCCCTCACCTGACcttgctgacaccctgatctcagcTTTCAGGCTCCAGAAccctaagaaataaatttctactgtCTATACGCCAGCTAGTCTATGGCATTTTTGTTATGGTGGCTTGAACAACTAAGGCAAATACAATATCCTCTTCTGGTcctaagatttaatttttttttttttaatttcagggacATTCTCTTCAGTTGCCTTGAACatcttttctattgtattttatcCTACTCTCTTAGGAAGGAGAATTATGGGTATGTTGTATCCCCTGTTCTTCCACAGTTGTTACCTTCTctataactattttttatttaaaaaaattaaatttttatttatttatttgagagggagagaacactagcagggttaggggcagagggagagggagaagcagactccatgctgagcagggagcccgacatagggctccatcccagcaccctgaaggcagacccttaactgactgagccacccaggtgcccctcggtaattatttttaaaaatctgtgttcttttccatttcattttgtgatttttctcaagCTCTCTCCTCTGACCCGGATTCTTCTTAAACCAGGTTTATTACTGTGCCAGACACAGTTTGGCGGTTCTCACCCAGTCCCATTTGCCCACACTCTCCTCTGGATGTGAGGGAGCTGGAGGCCCGAAGGCCGCACTCTGGTTAGGTTCTGCCAGCGGGAAGCAGTGGGAGCTTCTGGCTAGGTTCTGCCAGCGGGAGCGTAGAAGGTGGATGGAAGGGAGAagccatttttttctgcttccagcTGGAGAGATTGCAGGGGACTGGGTATTGTGGCTGTGCTGTCACCAGCCAAGGCAGTGGGTGGCTTCTGTTCAGAGACAGTGATGGTGCCTCCACTGGTCAACAGCGGGTGTGGCTCACGGGTGCCAACTCTGGGTTACAGCCTCACCTCCTATTTGTTTTCCCAGCCTCTTCAACATTTTGTAACAAATTCCCTGCATTAGTTCCCTCTCTACTTTAAATACAGCTCTCGAGCCAATGTAGTTTTCCTAATTGAAAGCTGACTGCTGCAATTACCATCATCATCCCTTTGCTTCTAAGTGGCTTTACCTCTgagatggttttctttttcacttccgTTTCTCGGTGCTGGCAGCTCGCTGTTCATCTTCTGTGCCTTATCgtttttctttaaatccttgTATCTCTTCTTGGagctctttctgtcttttcaagAGATAACTGTGAGCTTCAATTCTTGTGTTCTCTCGTTTCTCTTGCAACCTATGTTGTGTATGCacttacttttctgttttctttcctccacttCTGTTAGTTGCCAGTTACAGGTCCCTACagtacagtggttctcaaacttcggCATGCATCAAAtccacctggagggcttgttaaactAGATTCGTGGGTCCCAACCTCAGTATTTCTGAGTCCACAGATCTGCGGGTGGAATAGGAACTGTGCGTTTCTAACACGTTCTCAGGTAAAAGGCT
This window of the Ailuropoda melanoleuca isolate Jingjing chromosome 2, ASM200744v2, whole genome shotgun sequence genome carries:
- the LOC117800462 gene encoding type I iodothyronine deiodinase-like, with translation MSFRKRIGYLQVSVVIMAEKRRCLEVVTDGWAFKNNVNIRTHRNLQDRLQAARLLLDRTPRCPVVVDTMENESNWRYAALPERLYVLREGRILYKGKSGPWNYHPEEVRAVLEKLHS